CACAGTTTTCAAACTGCTATTAGGCCGTAACGAATTTGAAAAAACATTCTACATGAAAATTGCGCCTAATCGATTTATTCCCAATGTTATATCATTTATGTCATTCCCACAAACCATTCCATCTATATACAACTGGTTGTTGTACAACCAGCCCTTTGTTTCTGTTTCACAAGAAATTTTCAAACCATATTTTGGAATTATGCAAGTGAATACCGTTAGAAAGATATTGATTAGGCGCAACTTTTTCATGCAgcatatttttcaaaatttaagGTTCAAGAGCAGTTCTAAAAATTGTGCAATTCATATCAAATGACATGGAGCGCATTTTTATCAAAATGTTCAAACCACTTATCGAAATGATGCAAACAAAATACCGTTGGAAAGATATTTACTAGATGTAACTTTTCTTTTTGTATGGAACACTTCATTCAAATTCCTTGTGATTTAAGAGAAGTTTAAAAAATGGTTAGATTCGAGTGTTATTTTTGGGCGAACCCCCAATGAACATGTGAACTGTCCCTACGAATAACTAGATTGCCGAAAGTTAACTAACTTCTCACATAGTATAAGGCCAACTTCAGCATGAACAACGTGAATTGCCGAACAAAAAATATTTTTCCCAACATTTTTGTGAACTTCCCGAACGAACGAACAGAACTTCCCGATTCATAAGTACTCCTTGTGTGAGGAAGTGAACTTCTTGACAAACGACAAGCTTCCCACAAGCGGAGAAATTAACTTCTcatctatatcactaatttttgCAACTCTTTGACGAATGTTTTTATTTCCAAATGTGTGGAATGTCGCTAATGATATGACGACAGGGTTGAGAACTAACTGTCCACGTGTCAACTGCCGCGGGATGGGGGTGGAGCCTTGGAGGTGAACCAGCAAATTGGCTTGGCAAAAAATGAACCATCACGAGGCAACTAGCAGACCTCCTGCAACAAAATATGCGAACTTCTCGCAAAGCAGAAACTACACAAAAATAAACAGGGATAGAAAATCAAACATCGACAATCTGCGGAGCATTCTCATTGTAGATGGTGGGTGTTGCAACATGTGGTAGGAGAGTGATCCTGCTCCACACTCCGCCCTGCTAGCTGTGGCCATGGACATCAGTTAGGGGACGTCATCGTGTGTGGAGCGAATTTAAAAGTTGTGCATGGGCGTCCGTGTGCTTGATGATCACCAGCCTGCCgaggagagcagaggagggggactCGCCTAATGGACCTTTCTGACCGTACCAAGGTGGAAGACCTCCTCTAGCCGAAGCAGTGCCGTAGACGAACATCGTTGGCTGCCTTTGACCGAGGAGAAGGTGGCGGCGCGGGGTGGCTGGTCGAGGCTAGGTGTGGCGGCGGCGCGGTTCCTATGTGGCTGCACGGGAAGGTGGATTGGATTGGAGGGTAGATAGGGCTGATGCAAAACTATGGCGATGAGGTGTGATGGGGAGGGGAGGGTGTGGCGGCGCGGTGGCCTTGGGGTGATAGGGGCACAATGCTGGGAAGATGGGTCTAGTGCGGCGTTTTTTCTTTTAGTTTAGTGCGGTGGGGTTTGCTCCTGCAGTAGTTGTTACTTTCGAGTGGGTTTGGCTGATCTAGGAGGGTTGGTTGTAGAATATTTCATCTACAATTCTCAAGGGGTGGTTGTAGAATGGACCACGTTACACATGTATATAATCACCTTTTATTATGCTTTAAatcactggtaattattgtgatCACTATCCAACCTATGTAATAGACATATATATCACAATCTTATGATTAATTGATCCTATATTTTGGAATATATTCTCTTTTGCCCAAAATTTGGGATTATTCTTTTTGAGAAAAAAATAAGTACCAACGACACAATCATTTAGACAATGCATGCAAGAACGAAGAAATTTCGGAGTAACGCACCGGCGATCTGCTAGTTTGTACTAATATTTTATTTCCACTGCACAATAACTAATATAATGTTTTTACTTCCACTGCACACTAACTGAGATACTGTTTCACAGAGATCTACTTGATATCTTGGACAAGATGATTAGACGTAAGATGTGTCCGAAAGACCTTACAGTTGACAACCTATATCTGAAGACTGTGAATGGTCAACCTCAACTTAAAGTATTCTTCGATGATGGTAATTTCTTTTTTGCACTCTCCTAAGATAGTGCGTCTCTAAAATCTATACAAACACTATAATTTTATTCTACAAATGAAAAAATATTGGGTTATGTTGTGCAAAATTTTGTTTTGTGGAGGTTATTTATAAGCATATTTTAATTTAGATATAATGTTGCATATTTGCTTACACGAAAATGTGCATATGTTCGTAGGACCATCTGAATCAGATAGGATTTTCTTTTTGGAAAAGTAAGACATTTTTAAGTTCCGGAAATATAGGAAAATTAATCTTGCATGTAGATGATGGATACAAGTATGTGCACCCAAAATTTTAAAACTTCAACATTAACATATGCGACCTTTATGTTTTTTTATAGGTTGCATACAAAATTATCCGCTAAGAGTGTTTCTTAATATCAACTTGTTATTGTCTAATTTAATTTATCGCTCCAGGCCACATCTGTCTGATTCACCAACTCCCCTAATTCGCAGTTGAGGATCTCAGGGGTAAGGCTCAAACGTATACGGAAAAACTATATGTGAAACTATGTGCGGAGATAAAGAAAATTATGACAGCCGACGTTTTGATACAAATGCACACAGGGACCAGGGCGTACTGTGATTTCATTGAGAAACATGGTCCTGACTGCATTGGCAAAAATTTGGCAAAACTTGCCAAGTTTTATCCCATTGAGTGGAATGATGAAGACAAGAGCAAGTATCTCATTGACATATTCTCATCAACTCGAGATTGTAGTGCGGCTCTTAATGCTTGTGGAATAAGATGGCCAAGAAATGAGTCTGAAGATGACATGTGTCAGGAGCTGAAAACATTAAAAGAAATGATGGAAAGAGCGAACATAGAGAACAACAAAAGGAAGGCGGAGCTGAAACTTCAAGGAGCCGAGGGTAGAGCTGCGGCCAACAAGATCAGGGAATACATATGGAACTGTGATATTGACTATCCAAATGATCTTGTCAGGCTCGTGAGGAACCTATGGAAGCATTTCTCCACGTACCCTCGCTACATTAAGGTAACTAATTCTCCATCTAGCTTGCATGCCAAACAAGGTGTTAATATTGATTAACCATTTGGTTAACTGCAGACGCACCTTGGGGGTAGCCAAAGTGCTGTTTTGCGCAAGTTCGAGCAGTGGTGCCCTGATGCCTGGACGTTGATCTACAACACCGTGGGCCAAccatgtatgttgtctttcctgtTTAGATTTAAACTCCTTTCTCTCGTCATGCATGTTTTTATTTTTCATTGTGCTGCTACGACATGCTTACATGGTCTTGTGTTGTGTGCTACTTAGCTCATACCACACCATGTGGTTTCTGAAAGGCGTATGTGACCAGAGTAGAGCTGGTCTGTTGGGTCAAACATTGGCTTCCTACAGTCTCCCCATAGGTCCATGGCCAGTTGGTGTTCACAGCAGAAATTGCTAAGTTTTAGTCTTGTGTAGTCTGACCATATATAGGTCCATGGCCATACCATGCAATGCAGACAATGGAAACTGGTTTGTAGGAGTACTTTGTAGCATGGTGAATAAATTGTTGCTGCATGAATATATCTCAAATCATTAGCAGGGACAAAGAGTTCAGTGCCTCCATGTCAAATGTCCTGACCTAGTACATTATCAATAAATGCTCTTGGCATTTGAAGCAGTGGTGGTATGTCCAGAGAGTAGAATCAGGCGGTCAGCCAGGCATCATGCTGTGACTTGTGAGCAGGGCACCTTTTGGTCCAGTGAGCTAGTTGTGCCTGCTGCTGTAAACTCTGCCCAAGTAACTAGCTAGTACTAGGAGATTATGATGCACTTGACATGGCTCGGTCTAGGCTTTGCAAAGTCAAGTGAGACCACAACCTTATGTTTAACCCAATCTGGGGTGTCCTTTGTTCCAAAATTTTATAAATCAATCAATCATAAAGCTTGTTTGATCTGTATATGGTTATAAATACTCTAGATGAATTTCTCGGGCGATCTGCTTTACATGCATTGGTTTGACATATTTTGCAGGAAGCAAGGagactggtggtggtggaggcagGGCAAGGAGATTGCAAGCAAGGAGGAGGATGGAAGCAACGTTTTTGGGAAATTCAGTAGCATGCATGGAACTGACGAGAGCACTGGGTATTTTTTGACGGTGCAAAACACTGGTTGGTAAACTGCGCGTAAGAAACCAAACGAAAGATTTGGCGGTGCAAAACACCTGATCTTTTTGTAAGATGGAAAACTGCGCTGGAAGTGTAATTTTCTGTATGGGCGCGCTGGAAGTGTGCGTGCGTATGAGACCAAAAGAAAGATTTGGCTGAATACCGCGAAAGCCTAGCTGGCAGGGTTTGAGACCAAACGGATGATTTGGCCGCCGGCCGGATTCTGTAACCAAATGCTACGAGTAGGAACCAAAAAACATGGATTTGGTCTTGTTTTGTTCTGTTCCTGTACTAGTGTAGTGCGAGGTTTGGCTGTCAGCAACCTTCCACGACCGGAAAAAACAGGGGGATCCCAACCAAATTTTGCGAATCGGCGAAAGCTCCAACCAAAAACACCATGAGAGAAGGGGAACGATAAGAAGATCCAAACCTAGGGAATTAGAAGGATGGATGGGATGAGACGGCCGATCGAGGATCTCATCCATCGTTCTCGGCCGTCTCATCTCCTCGGCTGCGTCCACCTCGATGGATCGGCCGTCTCATCTCCTCGGCTGCGATCGATCGCCCGCGCGGCACAACCATCGTCCGTCCCCCCTTCCCATTCCGATCGATGGCGCCATCACCCACCCCTCGTGAGATGCGGCGGCCGCTGTTTGTGGCCGCTGATGTATTCCCACGGCCACGGCCACGCGTGAGGAGAGGAGGACGCGTCTACTAGTACTAGCGTGGGATGTGGCGTGGCGGCGGCACACCCCACCAGTGGTATACAGATCGACCGCATCTACTAGTCCTAGCGCTTCCTCGCACGGCACGGTTGCTATAGCTTGCCCGTTTTGTTTTCTGGGTTGTTGGCTAACTAAAAGATCTAGTAATTTCTTTTATATACTATATAAAAAGACTCATTTATGTTCTACTAGGactctttctttttttcttttgacgAAGATAAAGGCCTGCCGTTGATTACATCGATGCCCCAAGACACTCGTGCCACTCAAGCATGCAGGCACAAGGCACGCGtctaacaacaacaacaactgaGAAACACGATCGGCGCCACCCTAGCAACCAGACATTAGGCGAAAATAATTTCGCCAAGCATCTGCTACGGGATCGCAACAACTCCTTGCGTCACGCCAGGATGTGGTAACGAGAGGCGGAGGAGAATTGcgtgggaggaagaagaagcacaGATGAAGGATTGTATTAGAGACAATAATGCTTTACATTGCCAGTCCCCTTTCCGCTCCTCCACACGCTAGCTATATAATGGGTCTGTTACAAGCCACACCGGGCCGGCCCAACGGCCACCCACACACACTAGGCACGGCCAGGCCCAGGTCGTTGCATGCCCCTCCCCTTAAGCAACAGGACGCCCTCAGACTGTTCATCATCACGCCGGTGTCGTTCGTGCCACATCCGACGCCCACTCCCAAGTTGCCATGGACACAGGAAGACCTCTCCATGTAATCTTCAGTTGTTGTCGCGTGTGTCCACCAACCTGCACCAAACAAGATTGCAATACCTGTGCCGGTGTCAGAGATGTTGACAGTAGCAGTGTATCAAGTGTCTCTGTCGGAACTGCAGTTTGCTCTGGAGGCTTGGCCGGCTTCAACAGGGACACATGAACTACAGGATGGATTTTGCTTGATGCTGGAAGATCAAGTCGGTAGGCCACTGTTCCGATCTTTTCCACGATCCAGTAGGGTCCAAAGTATTTGAACCCAAGCTTTTGGTTGGAGCGTCTCACCACTGATTGCTGGACATATGGCTGCAGTTTCAGATAGGCCCAATCTCCCACTGCAAACTGTCTGTCAGACATGTGTTTATCTTCTTGTGCTTTCATCCGGTGTTGTGCTCGAAGGAGGTGTTCCCGAATCAACCCTTGCATCATTGTACGTTCAGCCAGCCAGCCGGAGAGATCTGAAGATAGAGAACTCTGCAGATTGGAAATGCCCAAATGTCTGGGTTGATATCCATATAAAACCTGGAATGGTGTATGTCCCAGAGCTGAGTGGTAGCTTGTATTATACCAATATTCGGCCTGGGGCAGCCAGTAAGCCCATTTCTTGGGGGCAGAGTGCACCATACACCTCAAGAATGTCTCCAGGCACTGATTGAGCTTCTCAGATTGGCCATCAGTTTCTGGGTGACTAGCAGAACTCATGTTCATCTTAGTGTCAGAAAGCTTGCATAACTCTTGCCACAAAGTGCTTGTGAAGATATGATCTCTGTCCGTTACCACTACTTGAGGAAGGCCGTGCAATTTATACACATGATCCATGTATAGTTGAGCCACTTGGAGAGCAGTGAATCGATGTGACAAGGGAATGAAGTGAGCATATCTGCTGAATTTGTCAACGACAACCAGTACAGTGTCAAAGTTTTTGCTCTTGGGAAGACCACCAATGAAGTCCATAGTGACCATGTTCCAAGCTTCTTTAGGGACTGGTAAAGGACTGAGCAGGCCAGGTTTTTTTATATGTTCAGCTTTGGCTTGTTGACATACAGTGCATTCCTTGACATAATTTTGAATATCTTGTTTCATAGCTGGCCAAGCGAACAGTGCCTTAATTCTCTGGTATGTTCCTTGAAATCCAGAATGACCCCCTACTCCACTAGAGTGGAGAGACAACATAATAGCCTGATGAGCTTCAATATTGTGACCAAGCCATACTCTGTCTTTATATCTGATGATCCCTTGGTGTAGCACATAACCTTTCTCATTAGAGCCAGTCAGAGCCAATTCTTGTAACAACGGCTTATCTTCTTGATGTTGTTGATACCCTTCAGCTACCACACTCAACCATTTAGGAGTGCAGAATGATATGGTATGCAGTTCAGCAGGAGCAGGTGATCTGGACAATGCATCAGCAGCCGTATTATCCTGACCTTTCTTATATATGATGTTGTATCTTAGTCCAAGCAATTTCAAGAGAGCTTTCTGCTGCATAGGACTAGTGATTTTCTGATCTTGTAAGTGTGTCAGACTCCTGTGATCTGTTGACAGTGTAAAGGGAGCATGCTGTGAGTAGCTTCTCCACTTATCCACTACAAGTATGACAGCCAAGCATTCCTTCTCATATGTTGAAAGAGCCTGAGCTTTCGGACCCAAAGCTTTGCTCAAATAGGAGATAGGATGTCCTTCTTGCGTGAGTACTGCTCAAATCCCATTATTACTAGCATCTGTTTCAATCACGAATGTTTTCTTGAAATTAGGTAGAGCTAGAACAGGGGCTTGAGCTAGAGCAGTTTTAAGGCTTTGAAAAGCAGCTTCTGCAGTAGGTGTCCATTGGAATACCACATCCTTTTTCAGTAAGTCGGAGAGAGTTTTGCTCATAATTCCATAGTTTTTGATGAACTTCCTGTAATATCCCGTGAGTCCCAAAAATCCTCACACTTGCTTGACATTGGTTGGTACAGGCCACTTTTGGACTGCTGCAATTTTAGCAGGGTCAGTCTGAACTCCAGCTCCACTTATGACATGTCCCAAGTATTCTAGTTCCTGTTGAGCAAAAGAACATTTGCTTAACTTCACATACAATTGATTTtcttgcagaattgtaaagactTGCTCCAAATGTTGGAGATGCTCCTCTAGAGTTCCACtgtaaatgaggatgtcatccATAAAGACTAATACACACTTCCTTAGTAACAATGCAAACAGGATGTTCATTGCAGCTTGGAATGTTGCAGGTGCATTAGTTAGCCCAAATGGCATAACCTTGAATTCATATAGGCCATGGtgagttttaaatgttgttttgtGCTCCTCCCCTGCTATCAATCtgatctgatggtatcctgatctcaaatcCAGTTTTGTAAAGTATTTGGCTCCTGCTAATTCATCCAGTAGTTCTTCCACTATAGGCATGGGATATTTGTGTTGGACTGTGGCAGAATTTAACATCCTATAGTCCACACAGAATCTCCATGTTCCATCCTTCTTCCTGACCAATAGAACAGGGGAGGCAAAAGAGCTGCAGCTGTGCTGAACAACTCCTTGCTGAAGCATAGTAGCTACTTGTTGTTCTATCTCTTGTTTCTACATTGGACTGTATCTGTAAGGTTTGACATTCACAGGTTTTGTTCCAGGTATGAGAGGTATCTGGTGGTCAAATTCTCTATGAGGGGGCAGGGTAGTAGGAGTATTGAACAGCTGTTGGTGTTTGTTGATCAGAGGTTGGACTGCATGTGGTATGTCAGTTTCTGACATAGGTCTTTCTGCCATGTGGCAGAGATGAATAACTTGCTCAACTGCTCCAGTGTTAGCAGCCCTTGCAAGTGTTTCCCAGAAATAGCTTTACAAGCATTGAGTTGATCTTTAACTCCTCTAAGTGTAATTCTTGTTCCCTGATATTTGAACCTCATGATATTCTTTCTCCAATCCACCCACATGGGGCTCATAGTTTCAAGCCACTTCATTCCTAGTATGATGTcatatgtgttggaaatatgccctagaggcaataataaattggttattattatatttccttgttcatgataatcgtttattatccatgctagaattgtattgataggaaactcagatacatgtgtggatacatagacaacaccatgtccctagtaagcctctagttgactggctcgttgatcaatagatagttacagtttcctgaccatggacattggatgtcgttgataacgggatcacatcattaggagaatgatgtgatggacaagacccaatcctaagcctagcacaagatcgtgtagttcgtttgctcagagcttttctaatgtcaagtatcagttccttagaccatgagattgtgcaactcccggataccgtaggaatgctttgggtgtaccaaacgtcacaacgtaactgggtggctataaaggtgcactacaggtatctccgaaagtgtatgttgggttggcacgaatcgagactgggatttgtcactccgtgtaaacggagaggtatctctgggcccactcggtaggacatcatcataatgtgcacagtgtgaccaaggagttgatcacgggatgatgtgagttacggaacgagtaaagagacttgccggtaacgagattgaacaaggtatcgggataccgacgatcgaatctcgggcaagtaacataccgatagacaaagggaattgtatacgggattgattgaatccccgacatcgtggttcatccgatgagatcatcgtggaacatgtgggagccaacatgggtatccagatcccgctgttggttattgaccggagaacgtctcggtcatgtctgcatggttcccgaacccgtag
The Aegilops tauschii subsp. strangulata cultivar AL8/78 chromosome 3, Aet v6.0, whole genome shotgun sequence genome window above contains:
- the LOC120962111 gene encoding uncharacterized protein isoform X2, which encodes MASSTDTDMLEENVPAKTTTVQVKWCGNDYDVVVQSDADVGELKRRVEQDTELPSKRQRHINTQTNDELADNYRVSLLDSPPTTFLIGLNKPDLSLYSRYFSYDNANRSCSVKAIKLAKKKDFLSDFHEMPTAFFRGTYTLGSFTTDCLLKWYDTKDKVLSSLRLMSTWRHPNVVVLQNIYKLHPDYRLVISTSSFDGTLNGWLKHGEKNKIEENRILNMDGKFTPVFSRITLDLLDILDKMIRRKMCPKDLTVDNLYLKTVNGQPQLKVFFDDVEDLRGKAQTYTEKLYVKLCAEIKKIMTADVLIQMHTGTRAYCDFIEKHGPDCIGKNLAKLAKFYPIEWNDEDKSKYLIDIFSSTRDCSAALNACGIRWPRNESEDDMCQELKTLKEMMERANIENNKRKAELKLQGAEGRAAANKIREYIWNCDIDYPNDLVRLVRNLWKHFSTYPRYIKTHLGGSQSAVLRKFEQWCPDAWTLIYNTVGQP
- the LOC120962111 gene encoding uncharacterized protein isoform X1: MASSTDTDMLEENVPAKTTTVQVKWCGNDYDVVVQSDADVGELKRRVEQDTELPSKRQRHINTQTNDELADNYRVSLLDSPPTTFLIGLNKPDLSLYSRYFSYDNANRSCSVKAIKLAKKKDFLSDFHEMPTAFFRGTYTLGSFTTDCLLKWYDTKDKVLSSLRLMSTWRHPNVVVLQNIYKLHPDYRLVISTSSFDGTLNGWLKHGEKNKIEENRILNMDGKFTPVFSRITLDLLDILDKMIRRKMCPKDLTVDNLYLKTVNGQPQLKVFFDDVEDLRGKAQTYTEKLYVKLCAEIKKIMTADVLIQMHTGTRAYCDFIEKHGPDCIGKNLAKLAKFYPIEWNDEDKSKYLIDIFSSTRDCSAALNACGIRWPRNESEDDMCQELKTLKEMMERANIENNKRKAELKLQGAEGRAAANKIREYIWNCDIDYPNDLVRLVRNLWKHFSTYPRYIKTHLGGSQSAVLRKFEQWCPDAWTLIYNTVGQPCMLSFLFRFKLLSLVMHVFIFHCAATTCLHGLVLCAT